From a single Nymphaea colorata isolate Beijing-Zhang1983 chromosome 4, ASM883128v2, whole genome shotgun sequence genomic region:
- the LOC116252264 gene encoding probable lipid phosphate phosphatase beta encodes MAATVTPHRKSSATLSRLVDCDTRWSLSIHTACLPLPRFLLLVLEFSGDGRFWFPALASLCLHPSIFRDPFLSWLLVRLFAGCVLDVAIVGLIKFCVRRPRPVYNKGMSLVVSVDHWSFPSGHSSRACFLGSFLWLCSGLTEKYVGFWRTGFVGIVGLWSASTSFSRILLGRHFVFDVLAGMVLGVVEAFLVFHIGRLLVGTGTL; translated from the coding sequence ATGGCCGCCACGGTGACTCCCCACCGTAAGAGTTCTGCCACTCTGAGCCGGCTGGTCGACTGCGACACACGCTGGTCCCTTTCCATCCATACCGCTTGCCTCCCTCTCCCGCGCTTCCTCCTCCTCGTCCTCGAGTTCTCCGGCGACGGCCGCTTCTGGTTCCCCGCACTTGCCTCCCTCTGCCTGCACCCGTCTATTTTCCGCGACCCCTTCCTCTCCTGGCTTCTCGTCCGCCTGTTCGCCGGATGCGTACTCGACGTCGCCATCGTCGGCCTCATCAAGTTCTGTGTCCGCAGGCCTCGACCCGTCTACAACAAGGGCATGTCTCTCGTCGTCTCCGTTGATCACTGGTCCTTCCCTAGCGGTCATTCCTCACGGGCATGCTTTCTTGGGTCTTTTCTGTGGCTCTGTTCGGGCTTGACGGAGAAATATGTCGGTTTTTGGAGGACTGGCTTCGTGGGGATCGTCGGATTGTGGTCTGCATCGACGTCCTTCTCTCGGATTTTATTGGGTAGGCATTTTGTTTTCGATGTATTGGCGGGTATGGTTTTAGGCGTGGTTGAAGCATTTCTTGTTTTCCATatcggtcggctccttgtgggGACGGGGACTCTATGA
- the LOC116252807 gene encoding oxysterol-binding protein-related protein 2A-like isoform X2 — MNDGGNLDHLEYPLVERRKTLPDPCEKEKRVSLWTLIKDNIGKDLSRVCLPVYFNEPISSLQKCFEDLEYSYLLDRAYKYGKTGDGLMRVLHVAAFAISAYSSSEGRHRKPFNPLLGETYEADYPDKGVRFLSEKVSHHPTIIACHSEGNGWKLWADSNLKTKFWGHAIQLDPVGVLTLEFADGEVFQWSKVTTTIYNVIVGKLYCGHHGMMHIKGNQKYSCKINFKQQSLVDRNPHQVHGLVEDEKGHVLASIFGKWDDSIFYVSGDINAKPKGYNPVSEAFLLWRRVRPPAGLTKYNLTSFAVTVNELTPELKV, encoded by the exons ATGAATGATGGAGGGAACCTTGATCATCTTGAATATCCACTTGttgaaagaaggaaaacattACCAGATCCATGTGAGAAGGAGAAGCGTGTCAGTCTTTGGACATTGATCAAAGATAATATTGGAAAGGATCTTAGCCGTGTTTGCCTTCCTGTTTACTTTAATGAACCAATCTCGTCACTGCAGAAGTGCTTCGAGGATTTGGAATATTCTTATCTTCTAGATAGGGCATACAAATATGGCAAAACA GGAGACGGTCTCATGAGGGTTCTACATGTTGCTGCCTTTGCAATATCTGCTTATTCTTCGTCAGAAGGTCGACACAGGAAGCCATTTAATCCATTGTTGGGCGAAACTTATGAAGCTGACTATCCTGACAAGGGTGTTCGTTTCCTCTCTGAAAAG GTCAGTCACCATCCAACTATCATTGCTTGTCACTCTGAAGGCAATGGATGGAAACTATGGGCTGATAGTAACctaaaaaccaaattttggggGCATGCCATTCAGCTTGATCCTGTTGGGGTTCTAACCTTAGAGTTTGCTGATGGTGAAGTTTTCCAGTGGAGTAAG GTAACAACAACCATTTACAATGTCATTGTTGGTAAACTATATTGTGGTCACCATGGCATGATGCACATAAAGGGAAACCAAAAATATTCTTGCAAAATCAACTTTAAGCAGCAGTCTCTTGTAGACCGTAATCCTCACCAA GTACATGGACTTGTTGAAGACGAGAAGGGACATGTCCTTGCAAGTATATTTGGGAAATGGGATGATAGCATCTTTTATGTTTCTGGGGATATTAATGCAAAACCGAAGGGTTACAATCCAGTGTCTGAAGCTTTCTTACTATGGAGAAGAGTTAGGCCTCCAGCTGGCCTAACTAAATATAACTTGACATCATTTGCAGTTACTGTCAATGAGTTAACTCCAGAACTGAAGGTATGA
- the LOC116252807 gene encoding oxysterol-binding protein-related protein 2A-like isoform X1, producing MNDGGNLDHLEYPLVERRKTLPDPCEKEKRVSLWTLIKDNIGKDLSRVCLPVYFNEPISSLQKCFEDLEYSYLLDRAYKYGKTVRLCLGDGLMRVLHVAAFAISAYSSSEGRHRKPFNPLLGETYEADYPDKGVRFLSEKVSHHPTIIACHSEGNGWKLWADSNLKTKFWGHAIQLDPVGVLTLEFADGEVFQWSKVTTTIYNVIVGKLYCGHHGMMHIKGNQKYSCKINFKQQSLVDRNPHQVHGLVEDEKGHVLASIFGKWDDSIFYVSGDINAKPKGYNPVSEAFLLWRRVRPPAGLTKYNLTSFAVTVNELTPELKEKLPPTDSRLRPDQRHLENGEYVKADAEKLRLEKRQRMSRKLQESGWKPRWFQRDDASGTFHYTGGYWEAREQRSWDGCPHIFS from the exons ATGAATGATGGAGGGAACCTTGATCATCTTGAATATCCACTTGttgaaagaaggaaaacattACCAGATCCATGTGAGAAGGAGAAGCGTGTCAGTCTTTGGACATTGATCAAAGATAATATTGGAAAGGATCTTAGCCGTGTTTGCCTTCCTGTTTACTTTAATGAACCAATCTCGTCACTGCAGAAGTGCTTCGAGGATTTGGAATATTCTTATCTTCTAGATAGGGCATACAAATATGGCAAAACAGTAAGATTATGCTTG GGAGACGGTCTCATGAGGGTTCTACATGTTGCTGCCTTTGCAATATCTGCTTATTCTTCGTCAGAAGGTCGACACAGGAAGCCATTTAATCCATTGTTGGGCGAAACTTATGAAGCTGACTATCCTGACAAGGGTGTTCGTTTCCTCTCTGAAAAG GTCAGTCACCATCCAACTATCATTGCTTGTCACTCTGAAGGCAATGGATGGAAACTATGGGCTGATAGTAACctaaaaaccaaattttggggGCATGCCATTCAGCTTGATCCTGTTGGGGTTCTAACCTTAGAGTTTGCTGATGGTGAAGTTTTCCAGTGGAGTAAG GTAACAACAACCATTTACAATGTCATTGTTGGTAAACTATATTGTGGTCACCATGGCATGATGCACATAAAGGGAAACCAAAAATATTCTTGCAAAATCAACTTTAAGCAGCAGTCTCTTGTAGACCGTAATCCTCACCAA GTACATGGACTTGTTGAAGACGAGAAGGGACATGTCCTTGCAAGTATATTTGGGAAATGGGATGATAGCATCTTTTATGTTTCTGGGGATATTAATGCAAAACCGAAGGGTTACAATCCAGTGTCTGAAGCTTTCTTACTATGGAGAAGAGTTAGGCCTCCAGCTGGCCTAACTAAATATAACTTGACATCATTTGCAGTTACTGTCAATGAGTTAACTCCAGAACTGAAG GAAAAGCTCCCACCCACAGATTCAAGACTTAGGCCAGATCAGCGGCATCTAGAGAATGGGGAATATGTTAAGGCAGATGCAGAGAAGCTGCGTCTGGAGAAAAGGCAACGGATG TCGAGGAAACTACAAGAAAGTGGGTGGAAGCCAAGGTGGTTCCAGAGGGACGATGCCAGTGGCACGTTTCATTACACAGGTGGATACTGGGAAGCACGCGAACAGAGGAGTTGGGATGGATGCCCTCATATCTTCAGTTGA
- the LOC116252200 gene encoding vesicle-associated protein 1-3-like → MISNHLVTAKDIIAEMFNKEAGKVVDECKMDVVYLYPPQPPSPVPEESEEGSSPRASSQLDNGGCSSSTYDSVPKASDESKEKHREVLNKISMLAMERTSASELNQKLRQELDLLRE, encoded by the exons atgatttcaaatcatcTGGTGACTGCTAAGGACATTATTGCAGAAATG TTCAATAAAGAGGCGGGAAAAGTTGTTGACGAGTGCAAAATGGACGTGGTATATCTTTATCCGCCTCAACCTCCATCGCCTGTTCCAGAAGAGTCAGAAGAAGGTTCCTCTCCACGGGCTTCTTCTCAGTTAGATAATGGAGGCTGCAGTTCCTCTACATATGATTCT GTACCAAAAGCATCGGATgagtcaaaagaaaaacatcgaGAG GTATTGAATAAGATTTCAATGTTGGCAATGGAGAGAACATCTGCCAGTGAACTAAACCAAAAACTGCGGCAAGAGCTG GATTTGTTACGGGAGTAA
- the LOC116253092 gene encoding NAC domain-containing protein 7-like, with product MNSSSRVPPGFRFHPTDEELVDYYLRKKVSSKRIDLDVIKDVDLYKIEPWDLQEQCRIGTEEQSEWYFFSHKDKKYPTGTRTNRSTAAGFWKATGRDKAIYSKHKLVGMRKTLVFYKGRAPNGLKSDWIMHEYRLQTNEHAPPLAKGWVVCRVFKKRITMLRRPIDQGYSPCWYDHDQVSFNHDLDSSPKRIFQPEIPYQHPFAFKQELDNHLQLPQLESPKLPDSGRCSTSGVAFAFEMSRGSSLFHPHMVSSFSHDEHRQQSQMNLLLANNSSQSDQVTDWRVLDKFVAAQLSPEDNMPKETSFSNPAGLLVPDVNYVQQEHDQNLIPDRPLPSTSSCQVELWK from the exons ATGAATTCCTCCTCACGTGTTCCACCAGGCTTCCGGTTCCACCCCACGGACGAGGAACTTGTTGATTACTATCTGCGAAAGAAAGTTTCTTCCAAAAGGATAGATCTCGATGTTATCAAGGACGTTGATCTTTACAAAATTGAGCCATGGGACCTTCAAG AACAATGTAGGATTGGGACGGAGGAGCAGAGTGAATGGTACTTCTTTAGCCACAAGGACAAGAAGTATCCAACTGGAACACGGACAAATAGGTCTACGGCAGCTGGATTTTGGAAGGCAACTGGAAGGGATAAGGCCATATACTCCAAGCATAAGTTGGTTGGCATGAGGAAAACGCTGGTCTTTTACAAGGGCCGAGCACCCAATGGGCTGAAATCTGACTGGATCATGCATGAATACAGGCTCCAGACGAATGAACATGCTCCACCACTGGCAA AGGGGTGGGTGGTCTGCAGGGTGTTCAAGAAAAGGATAACCATGCTAAGGAGACCAATCGATCAAGGGTACTCTCCATGTTGGTATGATCATGATCAAGTCTCCTTCAACCATGATCTTGATTCAAGTCCAAAAAGGATATTCCAACCTGAAATTCCCTACCAGCATCCGTTTGCATTCAAGCAAGAACTGGATAACCATCTTCAACTCCCTCAGCTGGAGAGCCCCAAACTGCCAGACTCAGGACGATGCAGTACTAGTGGTGTAGCCTTTGCCTTTGAGATGAGCCGTGGATCAAGTCTCTTTCACCCGCACATGGTTTCCTCATTCTCACATGATGAACACCGACAACAATCTCAAATGAACTTGCTGCTTGCCAATAATTCAAGCCAATCTGATCAGGTGACAGACTGGAGGGTGCTTGACAAATTTGTGGCTGCTCAGCTTAGCCCTGAGGACAACATGCCTAAGGAGACCAGCTTCTCTAACCCGGCAGGGCTTCTTGTTCCTGATGTAAATTATGTTCAGCAAGAACATGACCAGAACTTGATTCCTGACCGTCCTCTGCCCAGTACCTCAAGCTGCCAAGTGGAACTGTGGAAGTAA